A segment of the Acaryochloris thomasi RCC1774 genome:
GAATCAGAAACGATTTACACCGTTATCCTGCGCGATATTTCGCAGCGGAAGCAGGACCAGGAAAATCTAGAGCAGTTGAGTCATCAAAATGAACTCATTCTTAATGCCATTGATGAAGGACTTTGCGGCTTGAACCGGCAGGGCCAGTTCACCTTCGTCAATGCCGCCGCAGAACGCTACCTAGGATACGCTGCTGCTAACTTGATTGATCAGCCCATTGAGCGGTTGTTACCCGACACCCATGTACCGGATGCTTTAGCTTCGGTTTATGCCTCAATGAAAACGGGAACCATTGAGACCATCCAGAACGCAACCTTTTGCCATAAAAATCAGTCCTGTTTCCCTGTAGAGTACCTCGCGACCCCCATTCAGGAACGAGGAGAGATTGTCGGCGCTGTGATCACCTTTAGAGATATTAGCGATCGTCAGGTGATGGAGCGATTGAAGGATGAGTTTATCTCTATCGTCAGTCACGAGCTGCGTACCCCCCTGACCTCCATTCACGGTTCACTGCAGATGATGGCGAGCGGGATGCTCAGTACTCAACCGGAGAAGAGTCAGCGGTTGCTCAAGATTGCAGCAGAAAGCACCAATCGTTTGGTGCGATTGATTAACGACATCCTTGACGTGGAACGGATCGAGTCAGGACATGTGAGAATGGCTTTCCAGATCTATAATGCTGCCGAGTTGATGACTCAAGCCGCCAACACTATGCAAGGGATGGCTGACAGCATGGGTATTTCCTTGTCTGTGACTCCTCTGACGGTTGATCTTTGGGCCGACCCAGACCGCATTCTGCAAACCTTCACGAACTTACTGAGTAACGCCATCAAATTTTCAGAGGCGGGGAGTACCGTTTGGCTAAACGCCAAGCGTATAGAACCGCAACGAGCGGGCGATCAATCTTGGGTTCGCTTCAGTGTTAAAGATCAGGGCCGAGGGATTCCCGAAGACAAAATAGACCTAGTTTTTGAACGGTTTCAGCAGGCCGATTCCTCAGACACCCGTAACTACGAAGGGACAGGTTTAGGTTTAGCAATCTGCCGCAGTGTTGTGCAGCAACACTGCGGGCAAATCTGGGTCGAGAGTCAGTTTGGGCAAGGCAGCACCTTCTACTTTACGATTCCTGAGTCTTCTTCAGCGTCAGTGAGTGAGTGATTCCATGTCTACCAAACGAGTCCTGGTGATTGATGACGAACGCTATATCCAAGAGATCATCCAAATTGCTCTTGAAACAATTAGTGGCTGGCAAGTGGTGACAGCCAACTCTGGCTTAGAAGGGTTAGACATGGCTGAGCAAAAACAGCCCGACGCCATTCTTTTGGATGTGATGATGCCTGACATAGATGGGTTAACCACATTTAAGAAGCTACAGGCGAATCCAGCTACACAGTCTATCCCTGTTATTTTACTGACGGCAAAGGTTCAGGCCGCCGATCAAGGGCGGTATCAGGACTTGGGAGTGAAGGCCACAATCTCTAAACCCTTCGACCCTCTGCAGTTGCCGGACCAGATATCTACACTGCTGGATTGGACTGCATAGAGTTGAGACTGCTTACCGTTCTCCTATTTTTTTGCCGAGTGGATGGCGAAGAATACATTCTCCTTCACAGCTTCCACAGATTTATCGGTTAGTCTCTCCTGTATCCGTGAGGAGCTGGCTTCAGGCAAGATGTGAAGGACTGCAGAAGCGCTCAATCGCCAATGGAGCAAGTCGCAGTGATATCTCTACTGACTTCAAAGACCGCAAGTTATTCGGGTGGAATGAAGCAAGCTACGAAAACAGTGTGTCGCTATATCAACCATACACGGCAGTTTCAGATTGTCCGAATTGCAAATGTCTCTGACACCTTTTTTGAGCGGACTGTCTTGCCTGGACATCAAGTTGTATTCGAAGCTGACTTTGATGCTGAACTAGAGGTTCATACCTATGAGATCGCAACGGCTATTTTGACGGCGAGAATTAGTTGCGATCGCTTAGCGTCGATCTAAAACCCTCACTTTCCGTAAGTCAATAGCTGCTCTCACTCGTTAGTGTAAATGCTGAAACCCTATCGATAAAAGCTCAGTATAGATGCATAACTCTTCATCATGAAATTTGTAACGGATTCTTCTGTTGGATTGAATGCAGCTATCAGTAGTATGGAGCAGCTTTCTTTTCTGCACTTTTCAAAGACAGATTCTGAGCTATCAAGGATGACTTAAATGTTTTTGTTTCGCTCTAGCAAAAAAGATACGCTCTGGTGGCTGGAAATTGAAACCCAAACGCCCAAATGCACTTACTATTTCGGCCCCTTCGACAGTGCAAAGGAAGCTAGGCATCATAGAGCTGGGTACGTCGATGACTTACGAAATGAACAGGCTGTAGGACTCGTGACAAAAATCAAGAGATGGCAAACCGAAACATTGACCATCTTTGATGAAGAGAAATTAACGCTAAAACCTCATCTATAGAAAGGGATATGCATTGATTCTATTCCAGATTTTAATGGAAGTCTGCTTGTCAGATTTTAGGTTTTCCTATGTGCACTTTTGAATAAATTTTTAGAGACTTCCGATTGATTATTTCATGCTGCTCTTGCACTACCGAAATGGTTTGATGCCAAACGATTCAAGCCGTTCTCCCTCACAAGTTCCTCAATTTAGTGGCCTACAACAAAAGTAGATGGAGTTAAGTAGAACTCTCCATCTCTGACAGGACCTAATTGATAGAGGAACCTAGATCATGGCGCAAGCAACTCAACAATTCCAGCAGACCCAAAGCTCTAAAACCCATGAACTATTGATGTGGTTTGATGAAGTCGGAATTGATGACGTTCCTCTCGTGGGAGGAAAGAATGCATCTCTCGGTGAGATGATTCAGCAGCTTTCTCAGAAAGGTATAAAAGTTCCCGCAGGATTTGCCACAACAGCCTTTGCTTATCGGTCCTTCATTCAGCTGGCAGGGCTAGAGCCTCAACTGCGTGAGATATTCGCCGATCTTGATGTCGAAAATGTTAGGAGTCTGAGAAGAGCGGGGCAACAGGCTCGAACGCTCATTCTGAATACGCCTTTCCCTGAGGATTTGAAAGGGGTCATTACTCAGGCTTACTTAGCATTATGCGATCGCTGTGCCACAGGGCCTTATCTGAACGACGAGCTAGATGTCGCGGTGCGGTCTAGCGCCACGGCAGAAGATCTCCCCGACGCTAGTTTTGCCGGTCAACAGGAAACCTATCTCAACGTGCATGGCATTCATGGCGTCCTGGAAGCCTGCCATAAATGTTTTGCTTCTCTCTTCACTGATCGTGCCATCTCATACCGAACTACTAAAGGGTTTGACCACTTCAGCATTGCGCTCTCGGTAGGGGTGCAGCAGATGGTCCGCTCTGACCTCGCCACCGCTGGTGTGATGTTCTCTATCGATACCGAAACAGGGTTCAAGAATGCCGCTTTGATCACTGCAGCCTATGGTCTGGGGGAAAACGTCGTTCAAGGATCCGTCAACCCTGATGAGTATCTGGTGTTCAAGCCAACGCTGCTGAAGGGCTGCCAGCCCATCCTTGATAAGCGATTGGGTAGCAAAGAAATCAAGATGGTCTACGACCTAGAGGGCAGTAAGCTCACTAAAAACGTGCTAGTTCCCGAGCATGATCGTCAAAACTTTGCCCTCACCAACGATGAGATCCTCACCCTAGCCCGATGGGCTTGCATCATTGAAGATCATTACTCTGCTGTCCGGGGCGTCGATACCCCAATGGATATTGAGTGGGCACAGGATGGTCACACTGGTGAACTATTCATCGTCCAAGCGCGACCGGAAACGGTGCAGTCTCAGAAGGCTGAGCATCTTTTAACTACCTATCGCTTGCTAGATTCTGACGAGGTATTGGTCCAGGGTCGAGCTGTCGGAGCCAGAATCGGCGAAGGCAAAGTGCGGGTGATTGCCGATGCCAGCCAGATCGGTTTATTCAAGCCCGGGGAAGTTTTGGTGACTTCCCGAACTGATCCAGATTGGGAGCCGATTATGAAGCAGGCCGCTGCCATTGTTACCGATCAGGGGGGCCGTACCTGCCACGCTGCGATCATTGCCCGTGAGCTGGGCATTCCAGCCATTGTGGGCTGTAACCATGCGACCACAAAACTGTCTACGGGGCAGGTGGTCACGGTCTCCTGTGCTGAAGGTGAAGGCGGCAATGTCTATGCAGGGCAGTTGTCCTTTGAGAAGCAGGAAACACCGCTGGCCGATTTGCCCCGCACCCGGACTCAAATCTTGATGAATATAGCCAATCCGGAAACTGCCTTTGGGTTAGCGTCTATTCCCTGTGATGGCGTGGGTTTGGCCCGTCTAGAATTCATTATTGCCAATCAGATTAAGGTGCATCCGCTGGCATTGATTCACTTTGATCAGCTAGAGGATCCGCTGGTGAAGGATGAGATCGCAACCCTAACCACCCACTATCCCTACAAACCCGACTTCTTCATGGATAAGCTGGCCCACGGCATCGGCACCATTGCGGCAGCCTTCTATCCGAAGCCCGTGATCGTGCGAATGTCGGATTTCAAAAGCAACGAGTACGCCAATCTTTTGGGCGGACAGCCGTTTGAGCCGCACGAAGAGAATCCCATGCTGGGCTGGCGAGGGGCCTCTCGATACTACGAAGGATCGTATCGGGACGCCTTTGAGCTAGAGTGCAGAGCCATCCGGCGTGTACGAGAGGACATGGGACTCACCAATGTAATTCCAATGATTCCGTTCTGTCGTACCCCAGATGAAGGCCAAAAAGTTCTCGAAGAAATGGCTCGGCACGGTCTCCAACGAGGTCAAGATGGCCTCCAGGTTTATGTGATGTGTGAGGTGCCCACTAACGTTATTTTGGCTGACCAGTTTAGCGACATCTTTGATGGCTTCTCCATTGGCTCCAATGACCTGACCCAGCTCACCCTGGGACTTGATCGGGATTCGAGTTTAGTGGCCCGTCTTTTTGACGAACGCAATGAGGCCGTCAAAGAAATGATCCGTCAGGTGATTGCCAAGGCAAAAGCTAAGGGCCGCAAAGTGGGTATCTGTGGCCAAGCGCCCAGTGACTACCCAGAATTTGCTCAGTTCTTAGTGGAGCAGGGCATTGACTCCCTCAGTCTCAATGCTGATTCGGTCCTCAAAACCTTACTTGCTGTTGCAGAAGCAGAGGGACACCAGTGATGGATATCAAACAATTCTTTCAAATCATGATTCAGACTCAGGTCTATTGGAGGTTGGTATGTTTCACAAAATTTTAGTTGCGATGGATAGCTCTAAAACAGGCGACGAGATCTTTGACTATGCTCTAGCGTTAGCCCAACCTCTTAAAGCCGATCTAATGTTGCTACATGTGTTGTCGAGTGACGAGGTCGGTGCCCCAGATATGCCGCTAGCTCTTCCTGGCCCCTACTACTATCCAGGACTTTCAGATCTTCCCCTTCAGACCTATCGAGAAACTTGGGAGAAACTGGAAGCCCAGGGGATAGGACGTCTTCAGAGCTGTGAAAAGCAGGCCAAGCTGCATGGCGTATCGACAGAATATACACAAACCTCTGGCAGTCCTGGACGAACTATTTGCGACTTAGCCCAAAACTGGGGAGCCGATCTCATTCTGATGGGGTGTCGTGGGCGGGCAGGATTAAGTCAACTCATCCTCGGTAGTGTGAGTAATTACGTGATGCACCATGCCCCCTGCTCTGTTGTAGTTGTCAAGGCACCCGTTCATACTTTTTCACCGTTAGATCATACTCCTGAAACCTCTGTACATCTGACTGAATCTCGATTAGCGGGGTGGCAATAATGTATCAAACTATTCTGGCCGCAGTGGACTTATCAGAATTGAGCTTGGCGGTGTTTAAGCAAGCGCTCCAGCTCACTAAGTTCTGTGGCGCAAAGCTCATCCTGCTTCATGTTTTGTCCAGTGACGAAGAAGGTTTTCCGATCCTGGCGACCTTTCCTTATGATCACTTCGAACCAACCTTAGCAGAAGGCTATCTCGAAAGTTGGCGACAGCTTGAGCAGAAGGGACTGCAACATTTGAAAACCTTCGCAGATCATGCTCAGCAAGAGGGAATAAAGATAGAGACCCTGCAGATGGCCGGTAATCCAGGACAAATCATTCGGGATCTGGCTCGTGACAGAGCAGTGAATTTAATCATGATGGGCAACCGTGGTCGCTCCGGTCTGTCAGAACTCTTGCTAGGGAGTCAGAGCAACTATGTGATGCACCATGCTCCCTGTTCAGTGCAAGTGGTCAAGGTTCCTGTTCCTAAACTTGAACCACTTGTGGCTACAGCGAATCTTACTAAGAGTACAGGTAATTAGGAGGTCATTATGTATAAGAGCATTCTTGTTGCAATGGATGTTTTTGACTCAAGAACAACTGTCTTTGAGGAGGCACTTAAACTTGCCAGACTCAGTGGAGCCAAACTCGTATTACTGCATGCTCTTTCAAACGATGAAGTCGGTTATCCTAATGTGCCTCCTCTCGGCATTGATGAAGCCTACTATGAGCGCTGGCGCAGCTTTGTTAAGGAGGGATTGCTACACCTCAATCGGTTCAAAGAGCAAGCTGAGACCGAAGACGTTGAGGCCGAGATGCTTCAGGAAATTGGTCGCCCAGGGCATGTGATTTGTGCTGTTGCCCAAGAACAGAACGTTGACCTAATCATCATTGGGAATCGTGGTCGCTCTGGTCTTTCGGAAGCTGTGCTGGGTAGCCAGAGTAATTACGTGATGCACCATGCCCCCTGTTCCGTCTTAGTTCATCGCTTAACGGAGGATCGTTCTCAGTCAAGTGATGACAAAGCACCTTTAGCTGAATCTGTGTGATCAGGAGGTTCTGATGTTTAACAAAATTCTAGTGGCATTAGATTACTCAGCATCCTGTGAACAAGTCTTTGAGCAGGGTTTGACCTTAGCAAAGATGATGCATGCACAGCTCATGTTGGTGCATGTGGTTACCCCTCTAGAGGAAACATATCCGATCTCTACTCTCATGCCCAGTCTGTTAGATGACCCGGTAACCTCCCGCTTCGAAATCGCAAATGCCTATATTAGAGAGCTTGAGGCTTTCGAGATGAAGGGGCTTGAGATGTTAAAGTCGCACGCTAATATCGCCACTGAGCAGGGGCTACAAGCAGGAGTTCAACAACCCTCAGGGTATCCAGCTCGTAGCCTCTGTGATGTTGCTCGAACCTGGAATGCCGACGTGATTGTTATGGGGCGGCGGAGCCAAAACGTCTTGAGAAAAGCTTTGCTAGGCAGCATCAGCAACTACGTTACCCACCATGCACCCTGTTCCGTACTGATTGTTCATAACCAGGACAGTCCTGAATCGACTGTGCAACAGGAGACTGCTGACACCGCCAAGCCTTAAGTCTGAATCGTCAAGGTGAAAATCATGTATCACAAAATTTTAGTCGCGATTGATGAAGCCACCATTAACCAAAATATTTTTAATGCAGCGCTGGCACTCGCGAAGACAATACCTGATGTCAAGCTTGTGCTCCTGCACGTTTTGTCTCCTGATCTGGTTAAAGTCCCGGCTCATGTCTCTGTCCCTGGTCCGTTCCAGCAGCCCAATCTAGACCCGTACCCCAGCCTGCGAGAGGATCTGTTGTTCAGTCACCAGCGACAGTGGAATGCCTATGACAGTGATTGTCTTTCTCAACTGCGGTCCTATACAGCAGAGGCCATCAAAGCAGGGGTTACCACTGAATTTATGCAGCAACCGGGTGTTCCGGGGCCTGTGATCTGTGATCTGGCGAAAGCTCTACCAGCGGATCTGATTTTAATCGGGAACCGAGGTCGTTCAGGTCTCAAAGAAGTTCTGCTCGGCAGTGTCAGCAGATATGTTTCAGACCATGCCCCCTGCTCCGTTATGGTCATTCGTGCTCAACCCAAGCCCCATGTCGCTGATGAAGCTTGAGCAAAGGATTCAAACAAGCAGGTCAAACCATCCTAGTGGTGATAAGCGTTTTAAAGTGCTAGAGGCCACCATGAAGCGGCATCAGTATCAACCTGACGCCCTAATTGAGGTTCTCCATAAAGCGCAGGAACTCTTTGGCTATCTAGAGCTAGATTTACTGCTGCACATTGCCCATAGCCTCAAGCTCCCCCCGAGCCACGTCTATGGTGTAGCGACCTTTTATCACTTCTTTGCGCTCAAGCCTGCTGGGGCACATACCTGCGTTATTTGTATGGGCACTGCCTGCTATGTCAAAGGAGCCGCATCTCTTCTGAGCACCGTAGAACAGATGGCCCAAATTCAGGCTGGAGAAACTACCGCAGATGGTCAGCTTTCTCTCAGCACAGCCCGCTGCTTAGGGGCCTGTGGGAGCGCCCCCGCTGTCGTAATCGATGGCGATGTGATGGGGTATCAAACCCCAGAGACCCTGGGCGCACTACTCACTATCCACGTTCAGTCCCCAGGTGAGGAGGAGGCACAATAAATGGATTTAAATGAGCTGCAGACCTTGACGAAGCAGGAAAAAAAGATCCTTGATACACCCTGCATTTGCTGCTGCACCGTGGGAGGCTGCCTCTCTACCAATGCCCTTGAGGTTAAGAAACAACTGGAAAGCGAAATCGCAACCCAAAATCTCAAAGACCAGCTCAGCATCCGAGGCGTCGGCTGCATGGGCCTCTGCAGCCAAGGTCCCCTCGTCCGCCTAGACCCCGAAGGCATCCTCTACGATCACGTCACCCCTGACCAAGCCCCCCAACTCATCCAGGCCGCCCTCCACGCCACCTCTCCTCCCCATTCAAAACTCAAAACTTCTCCTACGAAGACGCTTCGCGAACAAAACTCAAAACCCAAAGCTCCCTCTCCCTACCAACCCCAACACCATCCCTTTTTCACCCACCAGCGCCCCATCGTCCTCGAAAACAGTGGTCGCATTAACCCAGAAAAAATCAAGGAATACATTGCCAATCGAGGATACTT
Coding sequences within it:
- a CDS encoding DUF1816 domain-containing protein; translation: MFLFRSSKKDTLWWLEIETQTPKCTYYFGPFDSAKEARHHRAGYVDDLRNEQAVGLVTKIKRWQTETLTIFDEEKLTLKPHL
- a CDS encoding response regulator, whose translation is MSTKRVLVIDDERYIQEIIQIALETISGWQVVTANSGLEGLDMAEQKQPDAILLDVMMPDIDGLTTFKKLQANPATQSIPVILLTAKVQAADQGRYQDLGVKATISKPFDPLQLPDQISTLLDWTA
- the ppsA gene encoding phosphoenolpyruvate synthase, which encodes MAQATQQFQQTQSSKTHELLMWFDEVGIDDVPLVGGKNASLGEMIQQLSQKGIKVPAGFATTAFAYRSFIQLAGLEPQLREIFADLDVENVRSLRRAGQQARTLILNTPFPEDLKGVITQAYLALCDRCATGPYLNDELDVAVRSSATAEDLPDASFAGQQETYLNVHGIHGVLEACHKCFASLFTDRAISYRTTKGFDHFSIALSVGVQQMVRSDLATAGVMFSIDTETGFKNAALITAAYGLGENVVQGSVNPDEYLVFKPTLLKGCQPILDKRLGSKEIKMVYDLEGSKLTKNVLVPEHDRQNFALTNDEILTLARWACIIEDHYSAVRGVDTPMDIEWAQDGHTGELFIVQARPETVQSQKAEHLLTTYRLLDSDEVLVQGRAVGARIGEGKVRVIADASQIGLFKPGEVLVTSRTDPDWEPIMKQAAAIVTDQGGRTCHAAIIARELGIPAIVGCNHATTKLSTGQVVTVSCAEGEGGNVYAGQLSFEKQETPLADLPRTRTQILMNIANPETAFGLASIPCDGVGLARLEFIIANQIKVHPLALIHFDQLEDPLVKDEIATLTTHYPYKPDFFMDKLAHGIGTIAAAFYPKPVIVRMSDFKSNEYANLLGGQPFEPHEENPMLGWRGASRYYEGSYRDAFELECRAIRRVREDMGLTNVIPMIPFCRTPDEGQKVLEEMARHGLQRGQDGLQVYVMCEVPTNVILADQFSDIFDGFSIGSNDLTQLTLGLDRDSSLVARLFDERNEAVKEMIRQVIAKAKAKGRKVGICGQAPSDYPEFAQFLVEQGIDSLSLNADSVLKTLLAVAEAEGHQ
- a CDS encoding universal stress protein, with translation MYKSILVAMDVFDSRTTVFEEALKLARLSGAKLVLLHALSNDEVGYPNVPPLGIDEAYYERWRSFVKEGLLHLNRFKEQAETEDVEAEMLQEIGRPGHVICAVAQEQNVDLIIIGNRGRSGLSEAVLGSQSNYVMHHAPCSVLVHRLTEDRSQSSDDKAPLAESV
- a CDS encoding universal stress protein, encoding MFNKILVALDYSASCEQVFEQGLTLAKMMHAQLMLVHVVTPLEETYPISTLMPSLLDDPVTSRFEIANAYIRELEAFEMKGLEMLKSHANIATEQGLQAGVQQPSGYPARSLCDVARTWNADVIVMGRRSQNVLRKALLGSISNYVTHHAPCSVLIVHNQDSPESTVQQETADTAKP
- a CDS encoding universal stress protein produces the protein MFHKILVAMDSSKTGDEIFDYALALAQPLKADLMLLHVLSSDEVGAPDMPLALPGPYYYPGLSDLPLQTYRETWEKLEAQGIGRLQSCEKQAKLHGVSTEYTQTSGSPGRTICDLAQNWGADLILMGCRGRAGLSQLILGSVSNYVMHHAPCSVVVVKAPVHTFSPLDHTPETSVHLTESRLAGWQ
- a CDS encoding universal stress protein is translated as MYQTILAAVDLSELSLAVFKQALQLTKFCGAKLILLHVLSSDEEGFPILATFPYDHFEPTLAEGYLESWRQLEQKGLQHLKTFADHAQQEGIKIETLQMAGNPGQIIRDLARDRAVNLIMMGNRGRSGLSELLLGSQSNYVMHHAPCSVQVVKVPVPKLEPLVATANLTKSTGN
- a CDS encoding DUF1830 domain-containing protein translates to MKQATKTVCRYINHTRQFQIVRIANVSDTFFERTVLPGHQVVFEADFDAELEVHTYEIATAILTARISCDRLASI
- the hoxE gene encoding bidirectional hydrogenase complex protein HoxE; translated protein: MKLEQRIQTSRSNHPSGDKRFKVLEATMKRHQYQPDALIEVLHKAQELFGYLELDLLLHIAHSLKLPPSHVYGVATFYHFFALKPAGAHTCVICMGTACYVKGAASLLSTVEQMAQIQAGETTADGQLSLSTARCLGACGSAPAVVIDGDVMGYQTPETLGALLTIHVQSPGEEEAQ
- a CDS encoding universal stress protein; this encodes MYHKILVAIDEATINQNIFNAALALAKTIPDVKLVLLHVLSPDLVKVPAHVSVPGPFQQPNLDPYPSLREDLLFSHQRQWNAYDSDCLSQLRSYTAEAIKAGVTTEFMQQPGVPGPVICDLAKALPADLILIGNRGRSGLKEVLLGSVSRYVSDHAPCSVMVIRAQPKPHVADEA